GCAGAGGATCGATAATACACAAAACACTTAATAAACATGGATAGGATGTATGgacataacataattatctatatacattttttatgtatatcgGTAGGTAATATATATGCTCAACGCCAAATTAAAACCATAGATTTAAGGAAATCGCTAAATTTTAACacgccaaaatttaactttcagttttcatgaccaaatcgccaaattttatgaccgctaaaatttcccgctatacggtattTTCGAGTAAGTTtgattttgacgacctaaactttactcaaacgaaggaatgcccctttaataggtgacgtttcgatgactactATAAGTACATACGTACCTGTATACCCTTTTAGGTGTAGAATCTGTTTAATGAAGGTGACAATGTACATAATAGTCTTCGAAACGTCGTACCGGGGGTAATACACATTCATTGATTGTGTAACGAAAATTCTTACATAAAACATAGTTTCCGTATTCAAATTACATATCACCTAAATTCTACCTTCTATTTACAACTGGGAAATGTTGAATACTATTTCACAAGTGTTTAAGAActtaaaaaaacttttaaagaGTTAGACTAAATCATGAGTAATCAGTTAATACTACCAGAAGTTGTAGTAGGAATATTAAGTAAGTTCATTATGTATATACGATTTACACGTAGGTGAAATCTTCAACTCCCCAAGTGTCTGTGAGTTTAGGTGTAAAATCTTCAACTCACCAAGTGTCTGTGAGTTTAGGTGTAAAATCTTCAACTCACCAAGTGTCTGTGAGTTTAGGTGTAAAATCCTCAACTCACCAAGTGTCTGAGTTTATGTGTAAAATCTTCAACTCACCAAGTGTCTGTGAGTTTAGGTGTGGAATCTTCAACTCACCAAGTGTCTGTGAGTTTAGGTGTAGAATCTTCATCTCACCAAATGTCTGTGAGTTTAGATGTGGAATCTTCAACTCACCAAATGTTTGTGAGTTTAGGTGTAAAATCTTCAACTCACCAAGTGTTTGTGAGTTTAGGTGTAAAATCTTCAACTCACCAAATGTCTGAGTTTAGGTGTAAAATCTTCAACTCACCAAATGTCTGTGAGTTTAGGTGTGGAATCTTCAACTCACCAAGTGTCTGTGAGTTTAGGTGTGGAATCTTCACCTCACCAAATGTCTGAGTTTAGGTGTAAAAACTTCAACTCACCAAATGTCTGTGAGTTTAGGTGTAAAATCTTCAACTCATCAAGTGTCTGTGAGTTTAGATGTGGAATCTTCAACTCACCAAGTGTCTGTGAGTTTAGGTGTAAAATCTTCAACTCACCAAGTGTCTGTGAGTTTAGGTGTGGAATCTTCAACTCACCAAGTGTCTGTGAGTTTAGGTGTAAAATCTTCAACTCACCAAATGTCTGTGAGTTTAGGTGTGGAATCTTCAACTCACCAAATGTCTGTGAGTTTAGGTGTAAAATCTTCAACTCACCAAGTGTCTGTGAGTTTAGGTGTAAAATCTTCAACTCACCAAATGTCTGAGTTTAGGTGTAAAATCTTCAACTCACCAAATGTCTGAGTTTAGGTGTAAAATCTTCAACTCACCAAGTGTCTGTGTTTAGGTGTGGAATCTTCAACTCACCAAGTGTCTGAGTTTAGGTGTGGAATCTTCAACTCACCAAGTGTCTGACTTTAGGTGTAAAATCTTCAACTCACCAATTGTCTGAGTTTAGGTGTGAAATCTTCAACTCACCAAGTGTCTGTGAGTTTAGGTGTAAAATCTTCAACTCACCAAATGTCTGAGTTTAGGTGAAAAATCTTCAACTCACCAAATGTCTGAGTTTAGGTGAAAAATCTTCAACTCACCAAGTGTCTGTGAGTTTAGGTGTAAAATCTTCATCTCACCAAGTGTCTGTGAGTTTAGGTGTGGAATCTTCATCTCACCAAATGTCTGTGAGTTTAGGTGTAAAATCTTCAACTCACCAAGTGTCTGAGTTTAGGTGTGGAATCTTCAACTCACCAAGTGTCTGTGAGTTTAGGTGTAAAATCTTCAACTCACCAAATGTCTGAGTTTAGGTGTAAAATCTTCAACTCACCAAATGTCTGTGAGTTTAGGTGTAAAATCTTCATCTCACCAAATGTCTGAGTTTAGGTGTGGAATCTTCAACTCACCAAATGTCTGTGAGTATAGGTGGAAAATCTTCAACTCACCAAATGTCTGTGAGTATAGGTGTAAAATCTTCATCTCACCAAATGTCTGTGAGTTTAGGTGTGGAATCTTCATCTCACCAATTGTCTGAGTTTAGGTGTAAAATCTTCAACTCCCCAAGTGTCTGTGAGTTTAGGTGTAACATCTTCAACTCACCAAATACCTGTGAGTTAAGATGTGGAATCTTCAACTCACCAAATGTCTGTGAGTTTAGGTGTGGAATCTTCAACTCACCAAGTGTCTGTGAGTTTAGGTGTAAAATCTTCAACTCACCAAGTGTCTGTGAGTTTAGGTGTAAAATCTTCAACTCACCAATTGTCTGAGTTTAGGTGTGGAATCTTCAATTCACCAAGTGTCTGTGAGTTTAGGTGTAAAATCTTCAACTCACCAAGTGTCTGTGAGTTTAGGTGTAAAATCTTCAACTCACCAAGTGTCTGTGAGTTTAGGTGTAAAATCCTCAACTCACCAAGTGTCTGAGTTTATGTGTAAAATCTTCAACTCACCAAGTGTCTGTGAGTTTAGGTGTGGAATCTTCAACTCACCAAGTGTCTGTGAGTTTAGGTGTAGAATCTTCATCTCACCAAATGTCTGTGAGTTTAGGTGTGGAATCTTCAACTCACCAAATGTCTGTGAGTTTAGGTGTAAAATCTTCAACTCACCAAATGTCTGTGAGTTTAGGTGTAAAATCTTCAACTCACCAAATGTCTGAGTTTAGGTGTAAAATCTTCAACTCACCAAATGTCTGTGAGTTTAGGTGTGGAATCTTCAACTCACCAAGTGTCTGTGAGTTTAGGTGTGGAATCTTCAACTCACCAAAT
This genomic stretch from Pecten maximus chromosome 13, xPecMax1.1, whole genome shotgun sequence harbors:
- the LOC117340711 gene encoding uncharacterized protein LOC117340711, yielding MSVSLGVESSTHQVSVSLGVESSPHQMSEFRCKNFNSPNVCEFRCKIFNSSSVCEFRCGIFNSPSVCEFRCKIFNSPSVCEFRCGIFNSPSVCEFRCKIFNSPNVCEFRCGIFNSPNVCEFRCKIFNSPSVCEKSSTHQVSVSLGVKSSSHQVSVSLGVESSSHQMSVSLGVKSSTHQVSEFRCGIFNSPSVCVESSSHQLSEFRCKIFNSPSVCEFRCNIFNSPNTCELRCGIFNSPNVCEFRCGIFNSPSVCEFRCKIFNSPSVCVESSTHQVSVSLGVESSTHQMSEFRCKIFNSPNVCEFRCKIFNSPSVCEFRCGIFNSPSVCEFRCKIFNSPSVCEFRCGIFNSPSVCEFRCKIFNSPNVCEFRCGIFNSPNVCEFRCKIFNSPSVCEKSSTHQVSVSLGVKSSSHQVSVSLGVESSSHQMSVSLGVKSSTHQVSEFRCGIFNSPSVCVESSSHQLSEFRCKIFNSPSVCEFRCNIFNSPNICELRCGIFNSPNVCEFRCGIFNSPSVCEFRCKIFNSPSVCEFRCKIFNSPIV